Genomic segment of Prochlorococcus marinus CUG1417:
GATTCAACTCAAAATAGGTTATTCTAATAAATTTTAATCTTCTCCCAAATTGATTTTGTTTCTTAATTATAGAAACTAATCGCTAAATATCTAATTTCTTAAAAAAAATGAAGTACTTATTTGCCGTCTTTTACCTGTTTTTTCTAATTTATCCAGCTGAAGCCGTTACCACAAAAATGTTTAAAGTATTGGATACTTGTGCAAGATATCGACTTGGTGAGATTGATTCTAATGAGGCATTAGAAAAGTTAAAATTAAAATTAAAGAACTCCTCTACTAATAAGCCGACTGAATTAGTAAAAAAATATTGCTCTGTATTTACGCCAAATGAAAAAATTGAATTTTAACCTAAGTAATAAATGTTTAATTATTTTTTTTTGAATGAGCATTAGATTTGTTTCGTATTTCTTTAACTTTTTTAAAATTGGTTATTTTTAAATTTAAAATAACTCCCAAAAAAAGAATAAGAAATAAAGAAATATAAATTATTAATTCCATAATATTGAATTAATAAATTCACCTTAGTTTATTTCAGTAATTTTTTAGTATCTTTTAAAACAAAAAAACTGCCTTTAGTATTAGTTATTTGTTTTGAAGGTCACAAAAAAAACATATTAACCTCTAATATGGAATTTTATAAGAATTATTGTGAAGGTTGGAGATAAAATTCCAGAATTTTCTTTACTGGATCAAAATGGAATTAAGAGATCAAATAAGGGATTAAAAAATCCACTTGTTTTGTTTTTTTATCCAAAAGATGATACTCCAGGTTGCACTATTGAAGTTTGCGGATTTAGAGATAAATATGACTTATTTAAAGTATTAGGTGCGCAAGTTTGGGGAGTAAGTAATGGAAGTACCTCAAGTCATTTAGCATTTGCCAATAAAAATAAATTACAATATCCACTCCTTTGCGATACTAATGACTCTCTTAGGAAAACTTTTAAAGTTCCCAAAGTATTAGGTTTTATGGATGGTAGGGTAACTTACGTTATTGATCGCAAAGGGACAGTTAGGCATATTTTTAGAGATTTATTGAATGGTCCTGAACACATTAAAGAGGCTATTAGAGTACTCAAGGCAATTCAAAATCAATAAATTATTATTCAAAGAATTTTAGATTAATAAGTTTTGTTTTATTATAGTTTCAGCTTTTTTTTAATATATGAAGAAAATGGGAATGCAGGCTGTTGATCTTGCTATTCAAAATGGAGTGGATCTTGACGGTACTCCAATCCCTCAAAAAATGTTAGATCTATACAATAGAATTATGGATGAGGAGAATAAAAGACAAAGGAGTGGTGTTAAAAAATCAATGAGAAATAGATGCGTCAAAACGGGTTCTAAGCATTTTGATAAAGAAACATTGAATCAATTATTAATAGATTCGGGATGGGAAGGTCTTAAAGAAAAGGAAATTTTATTTTTTTATAACTGAAAAAATTTTTTAATTATCTTAAAAATCATTTATGGTAATTATTTATTTAAATTAAGAAACTGAGAACTAATTAAATATTTTTTAGATCTAATTTTTTGAATTATTTAAACCATCCTTTTTTTTCAGAGGAAATTATTTTCTCTTTTTCAGCTTTTGTTTTATTACTTGCTTTTTTGTATGCCAAGTTTGCTTCTATAACTGTAACTATAGATATAAAAAAAAGGCCAGAAAATCCAATTATTTGTTCACTTTGAGAGGGTTCTGAATCTCCTTGTAAAAAAAAACCTAAAGCGAACCATGCCGTACTAGCAGTGATGGTATAAAAGTAGGGTTTCCATCTTCTTTGATATAAGTAACCCGATCCTAAACCAGGAAGAAAGTTTAAAAAAGATGCTACCCACCCTTTTGAAGAGGCAAGTATTTCGTCTCTTGAGGGATAAGACATTTATTTTAGGTATTTATTAAATGTGAATTTATATAAGCAAAAGATATTGCTGCACAAATTACCCAACTAAAGGGTAAGAACATTCTTATTTTTTCTTTGTTATTATTCATTTTTTAATTATGGAAAATATTTTTAAAATCTGTGGATTTTATAGATACCTTAAAACTAGAAGAATTAAAAAAGACGGTTTAAAACCGTCTTTGAAAAAGTAATTTCTCTAAAAATAAATTATTTATCTTTTGAGGCTGAGAGTACTTTAAGTTCTTTTTTTACTTCTTTTTCTCTCTCTTCAAGATGTTTTAGTTGAGCTTTAAAAGCATCTTCAAGTCTTACTTTTTGTGTTTTAATTTCATCAAGCTCTTCTTGATGTTGGTTTTTCTTTAACTCCTTCATTTCACTATCGGAAATAACATATACAGGGCGATATGAAGGTGTTTCAAAAAGAAGATCAAACATTGAATACATAAGTGACCTTTGAATTAGTACAAACTCAATATCTGATAATTCTTTTGAATATGAAAGGATAAATACCGAAGATATTGATACGGCAAATACACCGAATTTCGGTTTACCTAACTCAACCGCCCAGTATTTACCGATCGAATTTTAAGGTATGTTTTAAAGTATTAAGGAGATGATTCTAAAGATCTAAATCAAAAAGAACTAAAAATGGATTTAAAAATTACTAAAACATTAGTAATCCCATCCAACGAAATTAAGTGGCGATTTTCTAGATCCTCCGGTCCTGGAGGACAAAATGTAAATAAAATTGAAAGCAGAGTAGAGATTATTTTTAATTTAGAAGATTCCAAAGTATTAAATGATTATCAGAAAGCAATTCTTAAGAGAAACTTGAAAAACAAATTAGTGAATAATAGCTTACGTTTAGCGGTTCAAGAACATAGAAATCAATTATTAAATAGGCAGCTAGCTTTAATGAAATTTAGTTCAATAATAAAAAATGCTTTAAATAAACCTTTTAAATTAAGAAAAAATACCCAACCCACTAAAGCATCACAAAAGAAAAGAGTTGAGGTTAAGAAAAAACGTGGCGAATTGAAAAAAAGTAGACAAAAAGAAAAAACATATCAAATATGAATAAACTAAATAAATATTTCCCTCGCAAATTTTAATGAAAGCATATTATTAATTTAATTTCATTTTGGATTTTTGAATACAAATAATGATTTCTGGTTAATTGACTCTAATTTTGTAGGGGTGATGCGTTTCTACAAAGATAGAGATAATTCTGATAAATCTATTGATTATATGTTTATTGAAGAAGGAATTATTATGGGAATTCATGGAGAAAATCCTCCATTAATGAAAACTAGAAAAAAAATTGTTATTGAAGAAGCAAGAATATTATGGCAAAAATTGTTAAATGAAGGTTGGCAAAAAACTAATAAAAAATGGTGAGCAAAGTCTACAAAAACTTTTTTTAATTTCAGAAAATAAATGAACCTTTAGGGTATAGCCTGGAAATTTTTTTCTGCTGTAAATATTTCTTTTTTTTGATGTCGTTTTCATATCTTCTCAACATCATTAGATAGTAAGTAACTCCAAAAATAATTAAAAAAACAATAAATCTTATTCCTGCCTCGAAGTTCATATGAGTATTAAACTTTATTCTAATCTGACAATTACTAATTAAAAATCAATCGGTATTTATATCTAATTAAAACGTCTAGTAAAAATTTTTTTTGATTTTACTGTATAAAAAATACATAACAAAAATAATATTAAAATTGCACTAAAGCTTCCGATTGGGTTTGGAATATTTTGTGTAAAAGGCCCTGCTAAAAAAGAAGGCGTATTTTCTTTGAATTCTATTAATCCATTATTTAATAAAAACCAAATACCCACAAGTCCTCCATGAATTCCTATGCAATTCCATAAAGAGCCTTTATTTCTAATTTTTACTAATGATAGAAATATCCCAAGTAAAATAAATCCCAAACGTAATCCTACTATGTTCCAAAAGATCTCATTTGATAAATTATGAACGAAGCTAAAAATTATAGCTTGTAAAGCTATTGATATTTTTGTACCATATTCAAATTTTAATTCTTCTAGTAACCAGCCTCTAAAAATTATTTCCTCTGCGAATCCAACACCTAATCCCAGTAAAATAGAATTTAACAATATTGTTGGCGAGAATTCACCTATCCAAGAAATATAATTTTTTTGTAATAGTGGTACAAGAATTAGAATTATTAAAACTAAAGCAAATAAAATACCTTGAGAAAAATTGAAAAAGTTTTTCAAGAATTTGTCTTTTGTTATCCCAAGAATTATCCAAGTACTTGATTTATTTCTTTTGATATAAAACCAATATGGGAGTAAAAAGATAAAAAGTAAAAAAGTAATAATAGTACCAATTAAGGATAAATTATCTTTTTCAAAATTAAACAATAAAAGTGGCTGAGATAAAGACCAGCCAATTCCATAAAGAATTGGAATAAAAAATATAGTGGATAAAAATCTTGGTCTTAAAAGAAAAAAACTTCTAATTAGTATCATTACATTTTTCATTTTAGTTTGAATATTAGTCAACCCCAGCCTTTGCCTTTTATTATTCTAACTACTTGTTCAAAAAGTTTTAGCTTTTTCTTTTTACTATAATTTATGTTTTTTGTAAGATTAGATAAATCTTTATAAAATTGCCGAGTTATTTTATCTTCTTTATCACTAGGCCATAGTAAGTCTGAGCCCTCTTCATATTCTTCTTTATATCTTTCTTTATTCAAATTTTTTTATATCGATATAATTTAAATTTTACTTATTGCAAATGCTTAAAAGTGATGTTTATTAAATTTGTATATTTATTTAAAATTTATGCTGATTAATCTTCCAACTTTAGTCTTTACATTATTATCTCCATTCCTTATTTTTGCAGTAATAGTATCGGTTTACTTATTTCATTAGGAAGTATTTAATAAATAAACTTAATTAATTTAAGGGTGTATTATGCCTACTTTTTCTAATGCAAATGATAAAACTGCAATTACGGCCATTACTGTTAAGATCTTGTTCTTTTTGATGAAATCCATAATGCATATCAATAATCTATTTATTAAATTATTATATAAAATAATAAATATTTTAAATTATTATAACAATTAGAATGGAACCCATATATGTAGGAGATTTACTTCCCTCAATAGCTTCTTATAAAAAGATAATTGAAAAATATGATAAGGGTATAAAAGAGGGGGAATTTTATGAAGAACCTATAGGCGGAGATTTTAATTACCCTGATTGGTAAATATGCTTACTACAAAAATAACTTTTGCCTTGGCAGATTGGATTAGAGAGTGGCGTAAGTGCCGGGATAAGAATCCTTCTATTGATGAGTGTGTAAAATTTGTTCAGTGGAAATTGGAAGATTATAAACTTTCTGATAGTGATAAAAGAATAATTGAATCTATTTTGCTCTATGAATCTGAATAACAAAGAGACTATAGACTTTATTATTTATATTTATCTATAAAAAACAAAGGATCATTAAAATCCTCTTACAAATTAAGAAAAAAGTAAATCAGCATATTTACGGATTTACTGAAAATATAAAAAGGAGTAATTTATAAATGTTGAGTTCGGAGGCAATCTAAATGATTGATAGTCCGCCTGAAATTTAGCAAATTCCAAAATATAGGAAGCGTATTCCTGAGAATGGGATTATTCGAAAATTAAAGTTCAATCAATTAGTCTGA
This window contains:
- a CDS encoding CPBP family intramembrane glutamic endopeptidase; protein product: MTNIQTKMKNVMILIRSFFLLRPRFLSTIFFIPILYGIGWSLSQPLLLFNFEKDNLSLIGTIITFLLFIFLLPYWFYIKRNKSSTWIILGITKDKFLKNFFNFSQGILFALVLIILILVPLLQKNYISWIGEFSPTILLNSILLGLGVGFAEEIIFRGWLLEELKFEYGTKISIALQAIIFSFVHNLSNEIFWNIVGLRLGFILLGIFLSLVKIRNKGSLWNCIGIHGGLVGIWFLLNNGLIEFKENTPSFLAGPFTQNIPNPIGSFSAILILFLLCIFYTVKSKKIFTRRFN
- a CDS encoding small RNA NsiR4-regulated ssr1528 family protein; protein product: MKKMGMQAVDLAIQNGVDLDGTPIPQKMLDLYNRIMDEENKRQRSGVKKSMRNRCVKTGSKHFDKETLNQLLIDSGWEGLKEKEILFFYN
- a CDS encoding DUF1651 domain-containing protein, translating into MNTNNDFWLIDSNFVGVMRFYKDRDNSDKSIDYMFIEEGIIMGIHGENPPLMKTRKKIVIEEARILWQKLLNEGWQKTNKKW
- a CDS encoding peroxiredoxin, with the protein product MKVGDKIPEFSLLDQNGIKRSNKGLKNPLVLFFYPKDDTPGCTIEVCGFRDKYDLFKVLGAQVWGVSNGSTSSHLAFANKNKLQYPLLCDTNDSLRKTFKVPKVLGFMDGRVTYVIDRKGTVRHIFRDLLNGPEHIKEAIRVLKAIQNQ
- the arfB gene encoding alternative ribosome rescue aminoacyl-tRNA hydrolase ArfB is translated as MDLKITKTLVIPSNEIKWRFSRSSGPGGQNVNKIESRVEIIFNLEDSKVLNDYQKAILKRNLKNKLVNNSLRLAVQEHRNQLLNRQLALMKFSSIIKNALNKPFKLRKNTQPTKASQKKRVEVKKKRGELKKSRQKEKTYQI